The Plasmodium knowlesi strain H genome assembly, chromosome: 14 genome has a segment encoding these proteins:
- a CDS encoding tat-binding-like protein, protein MATVDMQVRSGELPEESKKDQKNDPNGVNKSEEEMQSGIKTYYEMKIEEYESIINKKLQNKKRLEAQRNELNTRVRELCDEIQYLLEAASYVGEIVKPMGKNKVLVKINPEGKYVVDIAHSINIAQCTPNTRVALYNDSYKLHKILPSKVDPLVSLMKVEKVPDSTYEMVGGLEQQVKEVKEVIELPVKHPEIFESLGISQPKGVLLYGPPGTGKTLLARAVAHHTECTFIRVSGSELVQKYIGEGSRMVRELFVMAREHAPSIIFMDEIDSIGSQRIEGEHGDSEVQRTMMELLNQLDGFESTQNIKVIMCTNRIDILDEALLRPGRIDRKIEFPNPNVEARMEILKIHSRKMNLMRGIDMMKIATDMNNCSGAEVKAVCTEAGMFALRERRVHVTQEDFEMAVAKVMKQDAEKNFTLRKLWK, encoded by the coding sequence ATGGCGACCGTGGACATGCAAGTACGGTCGGGCGAACTCCCGGAGGAGTCCAAGAAGGACCAAAAGAACGATCCCAATGGAGTAAACAAAAGCGAGGAGGAAATGCAATCAGGCATCAAGACATATTACGAAATGAAAATTGAGGAATACGAGTcgataataaataaaaagttacaaaacaaaaaaaggctGGAAGCGCAGAGAAATGAATTGAATACAAGAGTAAGAGAGCTCTGTGATGAAATTCAGTATCTATTAGAGGCTGCATCTTATGTTGGAGAAATTGTAAAACCcatggggaaaaataaagtgcTAGTGAAAATAAATCCAGAAGGTAAATACGTAGTGGATATAGCACATAGCATAAACATCGCCCAGTGTACACCGAACACGAGAGTAGCATTATATAATGATTCATATAAGCTACATAAGATCTTACCAAGTAAAGTAGATCCTCTTGTGTCCCTTATGAAAGTGGAGAAGGTACCTGACTCCACGTATGAAATGGTTGGTGGCTTAGAGCAACAAGtgaaagaagtaaaggaagttATCGAGTTGCCAGTGAAGCATCCAGAAATATTCGAATCCTTGGGAATTTCGCAACCTAAGGGGGTTTTACTATATGGGCCCCCAGGGACAGGGAAAACCTTACTAGCCAGAGCAGTAGCACACCATACAGAATGTACGTTTATAAGGGTGTCTGGGTCAGAACTTGTACAAAAGTATATTGGTGAAGGATCGAGAATGGTGAGAGAATTATTTGTCATGGCAAGAGAACATGCTCCATCCATTATTTTCATGGATGAAATCGACTCCATTGGAAGTCAAAGGATAGAAGGAGAACATGGAGACTCTGAGGTACAGAGAACGATGATGGAACTCCTAAATCAGTTAGACGGATTTGAATCCACACAAAATATTAAAGTGATCATGTGCACAAACAGAATTGATATTCTCGATGAGGCTTTACTAAGACCAGGAAGAATTGacagaaaaattgaatttcCAAATCCTAATGTTGAAGCCCGtatggaaattttaaaaattcacagCAGGAAGATGAACCTTATGAGAGGAATTGATATGATGAAAATTGCTACGGATATGAACAACTGCTCTGGGGCAGAGGTGAAGGCTGTGTGTACAGAGGCTGGAATGTTTGCTCTACGCGAGAGGCGAGTGCACGTTACACAAGAGGATTTCGAGATGGCCGTCGCAAAGGTTATGAAGCAGGATGCGGAAAAGAATTTCACCCTCCGCAAATTGTGGAAGTAG